Proteins from a genomic interval of Candidatus Omnitrophota bacterium:
- a CDS encoding nucleotidyltransferase family protein — MKALILAAGYGVRLAAVAKDTPKPLLTVAGKALIDHVVERLRAVKALDEIVVVTNHKFYSHFTRWAKTPPAAGRAHTGVPIRIVNDGTDTPEERLGSVGDIHFVWSRERVHDDWLIVAGDNLFDQDLGAFVSFALARKPSVSIGLYDIGDIKAASRFGVCSLDAQSRVTLFQEKPKNPPSSLIATCVYYFPRPTLTLIEEYRVQSGALDAAGSYIQWLVEKKDVYGFQFSGKWYDIGSIESLNDAQEHFN; from the coding sequence ATGAAAGCTCTTATTTTAGCGGCAGGTTACGGTGTGCGTCTGGCAGCGGTGGCTAAGGATACGCCAAAACCGTTGTTGACGGTTGCCGGCAAAGCCCTGATCGACCATGTGGTGGAGCGTTTGCGCGCGGTCAAAGCCTTAGATGAGATCGTCGTTGTCACCAACCATAAATTTTACAGCCATTTCACCCGCTGGGCTAAAACCCCGCCTGCGGCGGGGCGGGCCCATACCGGAGTGCCGATCCGCATTGTCAATGACGGCACCGACACTCCCGAAGAGCGTTTGGGGTCGGTGGGAGACATCCATTTTGTCTGGAGCAGGGAACGTGTCCACGACGATTGGCTGATCGTCGCAGGAGACAACCTTTTTGACCAGGACCTGGGAGCGTTCGTGTCGTTCGCTCTTGCCAGGAAGCCGTCGGTGAGCATAGGGCTGTATGATATCGGTGATATCAAGGCCGCTTCCAGATTCGGTGTCTGCAGTCTGGATGCCCAAAGCCGGGTGACCTTGTTCCAGGAAAAGCCCAAGAACCCGCCGTCCTCCTTGATCGCCACGTGCGTGTACTATTTCCCGCGTCCGACCCTGACCTTGATCGAGGAATACAGGGTCCAGAGCGGCGCTTTGGACGCGGCGGGCAGTTATATCCAGTGGCTGGTGGAAAAGAAGGATGTTTATGGTTTTCAATTTTCGGGAAAATGGTATGATATCGGGAGCATTGAATCCCTCAACGACGCACAGGAACACTTCAATTAG